Below is a window of Flavobacterium sp. CFS9 DNA.
TTCCACCAGACGTTTTATGATTTTATTTTCGCTAAGCGATTTGTGGAAAAATCATTGAGCTTATATGCATATATTCATAAAGAAGATCAGTCAATTTTTATCAGATCTGCCGTAAATATGATATTTACCTATCTAAGACAGTATACACCGGAAACCTTTATAGAGGAACTTCGAAAGATTTTTACCGATAAGAAGATCCTCTTTCATATCAAGCAGCTTTGCTTCTCTCTGCTGCTTTTTGTGGAGGATCCTACCGCCGAAGAAAAAAAAATGGCCTCAGTGGTATTGCTTGAAAGTATAGATTTTGAACTTTTATTCTTCGAACGAGCACGGTCAGATAAATGGCTGGAATATGCTTTGGAAAAAAAACTAATAAACAGTTTTTTAAATGCTCTCAAGCTGACAGACTCTACACAGGTCAATGCAGATAGAAACAAAGTCTTTCTTCATTATGTTTCAGATTTTCTGCAGTACTATATGGAAAAAAGTAATGGTGATGCGTGGTCATATATATTGGGACTAGATAACCTATATATCAAAGAAACTATCCTTTCCAGGTTAAACAGCTGGAAAGACCAGAATGCTTTTGCTCTTCTGGAGCAATGCGTGGATTTTTATCAAAATGATCCCTTCGGATATTTTCTTGCCTTAGAAAAAATCGCTGAAACTAATCCTGAATACTGCCTGAATACTCTAAAGGAAAGATTCCTTGCCAAAGAATGGATGGAAAGAGCAAGACATACCGATCATCAGGAAAAAAAAGTATTTGAAACCCTCACAAAACATATCCCGGAAAAAATTATTGATTTGCTGCTTCCAAAGCTCATTGCCGAATTAGTGGCAAATAAGGGCTCGTATACTGAATTGTACGATGATTATTTTTATGCTGATGTAAACCTTTCAACAGCTAATGAGTCGCATGATAAAGGGTACTACTATTTGCTTTTGGCACGCTGTCTGCGCCAGTCGGCGCAAAAGCATGATCAAATATTCCTAAAATTTGTTCAGGAGCATCGAAATTCGGAATTTGAGGCTTTACTGCGGCTTTTAGTTCATGCTGTAAATGGGTCCGAAAAGAACTATGTACAGGAAACTTTTAACCTCTTTCAGCATTTTTACGATAATAAAAGATTCATGACCTCAAGTGATCTGGGTGTGGAATACCGGGACCTGTTTCAAAAAAGCCTTCCTTTCTTCAGCCAGTTGCAGTTGAAGGAAATCACGACAATGATCATCAATCTTAAAATTCCAGGTGAGACAGCAGTATTCAGCAATCGAACCTTTTATCTGAATATCGGCCATACCCAGCATGTACTTCTACAGCGTTTTTCTGATGCCATGATACTCCAAAATAAAGATCTCAGAAATCTCAGACTTGAATTAAACCGTAAATTTAAGCCATACAAAGAAACATATCGATCTCGTAATCTGTTGGCCGGAGTCGTACACAGGCCTCTGTCAGATACTGCCTACCAGAGAATGTCGGTAAAGCAGTGGCTGAAATCATTTAAGAAATATAACTCCCAAAGAGATCCTTTTCAGGGCAATTCAAGAAAGGGAGGGCTTTATGAACACGCCGGGGCTTTTAAAGATTTTACTAAAAAATATCCGGGCGCAGATAAAGCGGAGATTATTGAAAAAGTAATCCAAGATGGCCAAATAAATCTTGAATATGCCCTTAATGGACTTAAAGGATTATGTGAAGCCGAGTTCGATGCTGAAAAAATCCATCATTTGTTCAAAAAGATTTTTCCATTCAGGCAAACTTTCATGGATAAATATTCTTTTTTAGATATTGCTTATTACCTTCTAAAATCCAGCATAGAAGATGCCCAGTTATTGGATTATCTAATTCTAACAGCAAAAACATATGAAGGAAAAAAAACAGACAATTCAAAATACGCAGAAACATCCATCGGGGGACTTTTAACTTCCGGCATAAATACAATTTACGGGCGCGCTGCAAAGAACCTTATTTTTCTTCAGATTGATAAGTACGAAGATCTTATTTTTCCTGCAGTTGAGTATATGCTTCAAAATGGTCCAGATGAACAGAAAGCCGTTATAGTCCATTATTTTGCATACTTAAACAAAATCAACCGTGAAAAGTCATTCAAAATTTTTATTGAGCATCTCCAGCAGGAAGATAATGTTTATGTGCTGGCATCGGCAATATGGTCTATGCAGTATATGAGCAATCATGATTTTAAAAAATTAATTCCAATATACCGCAGACTTATTTCATGCAGATCATTAGGAAAGGAAGACTCAAAATGGCTATTTTCCATTCTTTTTATTTCTTACCTTCTGCAAAAAGAAGGCGCGGAAGAACTGCTTTTTGACTTTATCGAAGTAAATTCTTCTTCAGGCAGCTCATCTCTTAATTTTATATTTGAACATTTCTATTTAAAGGAAGACTCTCCAGAAAGATCTAATAAAGTGCTTCAGCAGATTATAGGGTCAGTTGATGCGGATCCGGATGAAAAACTGCAGATCTTCTATTCAGAATTTGAAACACTTAAACTAGATGATATTGCAGAGTTTTTGGCGCAGTACATTAATTCCAAAAAATTCCGGTTTTCAGGTTCTCTTGTCAGATACCTAACCCAACAATGCAGCTACAATCCGGCTCTCTGCATCAATCTTTTTAATAAGGCAGTAGAATCAGATACCCCTAACCTGCATCGTGACAGGGGCTATCAAAGGGATAATGAAACAACACGATTTATTATTGGAGCCTTTAGCTCCTTAAAAGACTCCAGTAAACAAAGCAGGAAGCTCAAAAAACAATTGCTGCTGTCATTTGATAAACTCCTCAGGGATTACAGTTCCAGAAAAACATCTGAAAAAGTGCTTGAAGAATTAATCTAGTAAGCACCAGCAGTATAAAATTAAAGGTGCTTGCTAATGCGGTTTTAAAAAAGATTTGTTGTCACGCAAATAACAATGTGAGGGGCATATTCAATTAATAAGTAATAAGATACAACACAAAGATGGTACCGATAATTATTACTCAAATATCAAATCAAGTATTTATACTTACAAAAGATCGACAACATAAACTTACTTTTGGACTTTTACTGATTTTCAAATAATTATGTATCAACAATTAGTACAAAAAGGGCTAATAAAACAGATTCAATTAAACTTTTTTGTTTTGCTGCATATTAACAATAAAATGTAAGATAAATAGAGACAAACAAAATATGATAATCCCCAGTGAAACAAAAAGTTCTGAATTACGCTATGTTGACTTAGAAAAACAGGCATGGAGAGAAATCTTTACACTTTCCGATATCCGAATTTTAAAAGAGAAAATTAAGACACAGTCAAAAATTAGTCAGCAACCAATGACGGATGACTATGCAAGACAAAAAGCTCTCGATATACAGTATTGTATTAAACAAGCACACGAATACTTTAAATCTTCAAAAGTTGCATCAATCTCTATTAAACCCACCCTTATTTATTACGCTATAATAAATTTAGCGGCAGCACTTATAATCCTAAAGAAAAGGGAAAAATCACTCAATAGTATGAGGGAGGCTCATGGTTTAAAAGATAAGATACCTGACAACTTAAAAAGTAGCAATCTTCAAATTAATAGATCAGACATACTTAAAATTAGTGCTGAATTTCAAGAAAGTGGTACATTTACTGAATTACTTCATTTGGATCTTCAAGAATATTTTATTTTACCTATTAAAAATTCTGACAACCTTAATACAAGCAGGGATTTATATCAAAGCTTAAATTTTTCACAATCAAATCCAAATATAAAAGAATTAGATTTATTAACACTATTTACTAATATACCTGAAATCTGGAAGGAAACTCGACTATCTTTAAAAAAAGAGTCGAAAATTTATCTAGGCGAAGCGTTATTGAATAATGAGACAATCACCTGCAGAATTTCAAAAGAATTAGTTACTATAGAGGAGCTGAAACGGAATTTTAGATTTACTGCGAATGCGGAATTAGCAGAAAGCAATAATAATTTTTTCTTTAAACTAGAAAAGAATGAATATAGAAAATTTACACCACTCACCAAAAGAGACATCATTGGCAACCAATACTTAACATCTGATATTGATAATAATATAGTTGCAAGCGATATTTTATTATATTATGCTACATTTTTTATTCTTGGCTCTTTGTCTCGCTATAAGCCCTTTTTATGGCGATATATAATAGATGATTCAATGCATGGTCTAAATACAATTCCATCTATATTATGCGAAAGTTCTTATATAAAAATGCCTTTATACTTCCTTATGGAACTAGATAGTAACTTCTATAAAATTTAATACGATGACATACAAAAATTATAAAAAAAATAATTACGGAAATAGTAATTATAAAATAGGAGACATATATTTCGGAACAGCAGATGGAGAAGATGAGGCATTAAACTTTATCGATAGACAAGACGAATTTAAAAACTTCTTTTATAATTATGATAATATTGTCGATAAGGCATCTAAACCTCTTACGTATTTAGTATTAGGAAAAAAAGGAGCAGGAAAAACAATTTTAGGCGAATATCTTAATTACAAATTAAATAATACAGTAAAAAGTTTCTGTAATATCGTATCATTTAATGAATTTAGAATTCATTCATTGAGAGAACTAAGTACTGAAGACACAGCACCAAATGAATACATTCCAATTTGGACATATGTAATTCTCATTGAAATTTCAAAAGTACTATTGCAGAATGAACAACTAAAGGAAGATGAAAATTACAAAAAGCTAAAAAAATTTATTGACAAAAATTACATCAAATTAATTCTGACGCAAAATGCGGAGACCGATATTGCGAAATTAAAATCCGTAAAGGAAAACTCGGATTGGTTAGCTGACATAGTATCTGACGATAATAAAGATCAATTACAAAGTAATTACATCTCATTTATTCCTGTTCTTGAAAAAATAGTACTTGATGCTGTAAGTAACAATCCTGAGTTTTCGTACAATCTAATTCTTGACAAAATTGATGATCGTTTTACTAATACAGATCTATATAAGAATTCGGTTATAAGTTTAATAAAAGCTGTAGATAATTTCAATAAAAATGTATTACGAAAAAGGATAAAAGCTAAAGTTACTGTATTACTAAGGAGCGATATTTTTGCTCTTTTAAATGACACTGATTTAAATAAAAGAGAAAGTTCTAATTCGGTAAGAATTGATTGGGGAGACGCTGCAAAATATAACTCCCCCCTTTTTGATTTAATTGTACAAAAGATAACAGCATCAATACCTGAATTAAAAGATAGAAACAGAAGTGATATAATAAAAATGTTTTTTCCAAAAACTATAAAGCAATCTGACAGAAACATTCCAACTGATAAATTTTTGCTTGGCCGAACCTTGTTTCGACCTAGAGATGTTATTAGTTATTTAACTCTAATAACAACTAAGTACCATGATTCTCCACAATTTACTCCCGAAATGTTTCTTGATGTACAGCTTAGATATTCGGAATATTTTCTAAAAGAAATAGAAAACGAAATGAATGGCCATCTTACTGATAAACAAATAAAAGAAGTAATTGACTTAATGATTAAATTTGGAAAATTTGACTTCAAGTATGAAGAAATAAAACGATTTGCAACCTCTTCAAAAATTTTAACAGGTTTGAAAATTGAAGAAGCCCTTAAGATTTTATTTGATTTTAGCATTATCGGAAATTATGTCCATACTGGCAATAAAATACGACATACATGGAAGCATAGGCACGATCGCGTTGAAATAGATTTCAATAAGAGAATGTGCTTACACTATGGATTATGGAGGTACTTTAATATATAAGAGCTGCCAATCATTTTATATTGATTTTTGTATAGTATTATTTCTTTTAATGAAAACAA
It encodes the following:
- a CDS encoding AAA family ATPase; this encodes MSLVNYEQPIVTILSAENKPMAAANKSFPYNQIADPRRFEQLLYSIYSIRIAENSFEQFDSVSLMSGVSEKGRDCALFTSGKSTGLIQCKKHGTNLSIASFGEEITKFVLYSLLEPKLIADPDNFTYYIAVSTGFVSDCSDFIDNFHQNIIQEKQELQKWIAGNLKKPTLKDLKLQQDSLLGTLLDIFSRIKVKKIGPSDLDALLTLPSCTHLIDSFFDVRTVINQQASQKIINYLDNTLDEPKIKAALKKSSAALSLEKNHLEEIADSHIERNETQFLMDWITEKSDRDSKGRPLNICLLAGNAGMGKTVILKDLYDRLTELEIPVMGLKADRLVSTSIVELQHKIGLTVPVLDFIEQCKEKYPKTVILIDQIDALSQAMSADRNYLRVFKSIIDSYTYDANVRIIISVRLFDLHYDPSLRIYKSLKTIHTEPFTEEQVAGLLEKAGIAHNKLAPKLLQLLRTPNHINIFTRLPSAVKSSNSIRNLQDLYTELYKLKVLTVDAAAPVQPAELKKVLFKITSKMFDSQSINISELPFEDYKKELNYLESERLIKIEQAQIQFFHQTFYDFIFAKRFVEKSLSLYAYIHKEDQSIFIRSAVNMIFTYLRQYTPETFIEELRKIFTDKKILFHIKQLCFSLLLFVEDPTAEEKKMASVVLLESIDFELLFFERARSDKWLEYALEKKLINSFLNALKLTDSTQVNADRNKVFLHYVSDFLQYYMEKSNGDAWSYILGLDNLYIKETILSRLNSWKDQNAFALLEQCVDFYQNDPFGYFLALEKIAETNPEYCLNTLKERFLAKEWMERARHTDHQEKKVFETLTKHIPEKIIDLLLPKLIAELVANKGSYTELYDDYFYADVNLSTANESHDKGYYYLLLARCLRQSAQKHDQIFLKFVQEHRNSEFEALLRLLVHAVNGSEKNYVQETFNLFQHFYDNKRFMTSSDLGVEYRDLFQKSLPFFSQLQLKEITTMIINLKIPGETAVFSNRTFYLNIGHTQHVLLQRFSDAMILQNKDLRNLRLELNRKFKPYKETYRSRNLLAGVVHRPLSDTAYQRMSVKQWLKSFKKYNSQRDPFQGNSRKGGLYEHAGAFKDFTKKYPGADKAEIIEKVIQDGQINLEYALNGLKGLCEAEFDAEKIHHLFKKIFPFRQTFMDKYSFLDIAYYLLKSSIEDAQLLDYLILTAKTYEGKKTDNSKYAETSIGGLLTSGINTIYGRAAKNLIFLQIDKYEDLIFPAVEYMLQNGPDEQKAVIVHYFAYLNKINREKSFKIFIEHLQQEDNVYVLASAIWSMQYMSNHDFKKLIPIYRRLISCRSLGKEDSKWLFSILFISYLLQKEGAEELLFDFIEVNSSSGSSSLNFIFEHFYLKEDSPERSNKVLQQIIGSVDADPDEKLQIFYSEFETLKLDDIAEFLAQYINSKKFRFSGSLVRYLTQQCSYNPALCINLFNKAVESDTPNLHRDRGYQRDNETTRFIIGAFSSLKDSSKQSRKLKKQLLLSFDKLLRDYSSRKTSEKVLEELI
- a CDS encoding YaaC family protein; amino-acid sequence: MIIPSETKSSELRYVDLEKQAWREIFTLSDIRILKEKIKTQSKISQQPMTDDYARQKALDIQYCIKQAHEYFKSSKVASISIKPTLIYYAIINLAAALIILKKREKSLNSMREAHGLKDKIPDNLKSSNLQINRSDILKISAEFQESGTFTELLHLDLQEYFILPIKNSDNLNTSRDLYQSLNFSQSNPNIKELDLLTLFTNIPEIWKETRLSLKKESKIYLGEALLNNETITCRISKELVTIEELKRNFRFTANAELAESNNNFFFKLEKNEYRKFTPLTKRDIIGNQYLTSDIDNNIVASDILLYYATFFILGSLSRYKPFLWRYIIDDSMHGLNTIPSILCESSYIKMPLYFLMELDSNFYKI